The Miscanthus floridulus cultivar M001 chromosome 17, ASM1932011v1, whole genome shotgun sequence genome has a window encoding:
- the LOC136515287 gene encoding TPD1 protein homolog 1B-like, with protein MHASYLYAAGNINTRTCACAATVQAAAGMSADTAGKTAAEAAPSECSEDAVEVSQSQDQQGADLPPPSPGGVGTYSVTTANTCLHCTVRDVHISCGEFGQAQLVVAPADFRRVAVGDCLVRGGGALGPGESVSFRYSSLFQYHLHVASVSCG; from the coding sequence ATGCATGCATCTTATCTCTACGCCGCCGGGAACATTAACACACGTACTTGTGCTTGTGCAGCCACTGTACAGGCGGCGGCGGGGATGAGTGCAGACACGGCGGGGAagacggcggcggaggcggcgccgaGCGAGTGCTCGGAGGACGCCGTGGAGGTGTCCCAGTCCCAGGACCAGCAGGGCGCCGacctgccgccgccgtcgccgggcGGCGTGGGCACCTACTCCGTCACCACCGCCAACACCTGCCTGCACTGCACGGTGCGCGACGTCCACATCTCCTGCGGGGAGTTCGGCCAGGCGCAGCTCGTCGTCGCCCCCGCCGACTTCCGCCGCGTGGCCGTCGGCGACTGCCTCGTCCGGGGCGGCGGCGCCCTGGGCCCCGGCGAGTCCGTCTCCTTCCGCTACTCCAGCTTGTTCCAGTACCACCTCCACGTCGCCTCGGTTTCCTGCGGCTAG